The Parasteatoda tepidariorum isolate YZ-2023 chromosome X2, CAS_Ptep_4.0, whole genome shotgun sequence genome includes a region encoding these proteins:
- the LOC107449520 gene encoding uncharacterized protein yields the protein MRLLEYLVFTIGFFHHHVNAKAFWASKDNVKGTYGHMNENLYLKEVSGGYEMRYVPHVDGKPIFIPFGENITPPNILKARPTKMYQNYIPKSPFEPNVKQKELPSEQLFPTSEYIKIGKDSETKQTKVDHPLVIDVVTKANHLKYDHDTVTIRPVKRKPEVTKAIKIKSSEHGKKHLKHKTYETDGYAVKETQTDSFIRFDPVKVPKHEVKEKTPINYEKKDGILIHQDHHSPTDLESLTKEIFEKQTENIKNEVINKKPFPQYHNEKLEAAAHKLQKESISTGQLFQASEYIKMGKDSRTKQIHADHPLVIDVVTKVNHLKNDHDTVIIRPEKKKPEVTKAIKIKSSEQGFDPAKVSKHEVKEKTPNNYENKDEILIHQDHNSQTYLESLAKEISKKQTENIKDEVINKKPFLQYHNEKLDTKISEEESKFGNNYEDNKDVLTKSQNEMEAVDYEEMLENKSIFHPIERDQDYDSPVIVEALVKKNQDSENPVNEMYDSPVIIEALVKKEDFTKKYPVKDHSIKSHDPVVLDARLNKNPNKHNEEHVKYSTEMEYFPSHLEKLPPSHLEKLPPSHSKQDIESSESFTNEDLFIDDNEQFDAGSGLLNERASETFSNSNFWPVLPSFLSQERNKFKKCTTSNDEPGNCMPIQLCPTPNFQLTLDDLIKKLCPIDELFIGICCPEFPAEILKVDWENVSSNDQEPFETKSEECGKMQEESDTWPWMAPLISVSTRKIFCGSILINPRYVLTAAHCTRKIPHNQIVVVLGPSSEDSNPQEYEVIEIKRHAQYNARTMQYDIALLKLSRKVSRPFICLPREESFVGETALMLGWRGTFTASKIEEKLLVLSSRECSKGIGDILCTEPRTEDVMCNVDSGAPLIIKHNERYEVIGLLTWNRNDCNFPALFTRISHFKGWIENHSSF from the exons CTTTTGGAATATTTAGTCTTCACAATTGGCTTTTTTCACCACCACGTAAATGCAAAGGCTTTCTGGGCTAGCAAAGATAACGTTAAAG GAACATATGgccatatgaatgaaaatttatatttgaaagaagTGTCTGGTGGTTATGAGATGCGATATGTACCACACGTGGATggaaaaccaatttttattccttttggcGAAAATATTACACCgccaaatatattaaaagcacGACCCACAAAAATGTACCAAAATTACATTCCAAAGAGTCCTTTTGAACCcaatgtaaaacaaaaagaattgcCAAGTGAACAACTATTCCCAACAtctgaatatataaaaattggaaaagatTCGGAAACTAAACAAACTAAAGTGGATCATCCTCTTGTAATAGACGTTGTCACAAAAGCCAATCATTTGAAATATGATCATGATACAGTTACTATTAGACCTGTAAAGAGGAAACCCGAAGTTactaaagcaattaaaataaaatcttctgaaCATGGTAAGAAACATCTTAAACATAAAACTTATGAAACTGATGGTTATGCTGTAAAAGAAACCCAAACAGACAGCTTTATAAGATTTGATCCAGTGAAAGTACCAAAGcatgaagtaaaagaaaaaacgccaataaattatgaaaagaaagatGGAATTTTGATACATCAGGACCATCATTCTCCTACAGATCTAGAAAGCTTAACAAAAGAAATCTTTGAAAAGCagacagaaaatattaaaaatgaagttataaatAAGAAGCCATTTCCGCAATATCATAACGAAAAACTAGAAGCTGCAGCTCATAAACTACAAAAAGAATCCATATCAACTGGACAACTATTCCAAGCAtctgaatatataaaaatgggAAAAGATTCCAGAACTAAACAAATTCATGCAGATCATCCACTTGTTATAGATGTTGTTACTAAagtcaatcatttaaaaaatgatcatgATACAGTCATCATTAgacctgaaaagaaaaaacctGAAGTtacaaaagcaattaaaataaaatcttctgaaCAGGGATTTGATCCAGCGAAAGTTTCAAAAcatgaagtaaaagaaaaaacgccaaacaattatgaaaataaagatgaaattttgATACATCAGGACCATAACTCTCAGACATATCTAGAAAGTTTAGCAAAAGAAATCTCTAAAAAGCAGACcgaaaatattaaagatgaaGTCATAAACAAGAAGCCATTTCTACAATATCATAATGAAAAACTAGATACTAAAATATCAGAGGAAGAATCTAAATTTGGAAATAACTATGAAGATAATAAAGATGTATTAACAAAAAGTCAAAATGAGATGGAAGCAGTTGATTACGAGGAAATGCTTGAAAACAAATCTATATTTCATCCTATCGAACGAGACCAGGATTACGATAGTCCAGTCATCGTCGAAGCACTTGTTAAAAAGAACCAAGATTCAGAAAATCCTGTAAATGAAATGTATGACAGCCCAGTTATCATAGAAGCTCTTGTGAAAAAGGAAGATTTCACAAAGAAATACCCAGTCAAAGACCATTCAATCAAATCTCATGATCCCGTTGTACTTGACGCTAGGTTGAATAAAAATCCCAACAAGCATAACGAAGAACACGTAAAATACTCTACTGAAATGGAATATTTTCCAAGCCATTTAGAAAAGCTTCCTCCAAGCCATTTAGAAAAGCTTCCTCCAAGTCATTCTAAACAAGACATTGAGTCATCTGAAAGTTTTACAAATGAAGATCTCTTCATCGATGACAATGAACAATTTGATGCTGGTAGTGGACTTCTAAATGAAAGAGCTTCAGAGACATTTTCAAATTCCAATTTTTGGCCAGTATTACCAAGTTTTCTTTCTCAAGAAcgtaataagtttaaaaaatgtacgaCTTCAAATGATGAACCCGGAAACTGTATGCCAATTCAATTATGTCCTACACCGAACTTTCAACTTACGTTGGatgacttaataaaaaaattgtgtcctATAGATGAATTATTTATTGGCATTTGCTGTCCTGAGTTTCCAGCTGAAATCTTAAAAGTTGATTGGGAGAATGTTTCAAGTAATGATCAAGAACCTTTTGAAACGAAATCTGAAG aatgtggtaaaatgcAAGAAGAATCTGACACGTGGCCATGGATG GCACCACTCATATCTGTTTCAACCCGTAAGATCTTTTGTGGTAGCATATTGATAAATCCTCGATATGTTCTAACTGCAGCACATTGTACTAGAAA GATTCCACATAACCAAATAGTGGTTGTTTTGGGACCTTCTTCAGAAGATAGTAATCCTCAAGAATATGAAGTTATAGAGATTAAAAGACATGCTCAATACAATGCAAGAACGATGCAATATGACATCGCTTTGTTAAAGCTCTCAAGAAAAGTCTCAAGGccttttatttgtttacctCGTGAAGAAAGTTTTGTTGGAGAGACAGCTCTCATGCTTGGATGGCGGGGCACTTTTa CCGCaagtaaaatagaagaaaagCTCTTAGTTCTGTCATCAAGGGAATGTTCTAAAGGAATTGGCGATATTTTGTGTACTGAACCTAGGACAGAAGACGTCATGTGTAAT GTTGATTCTGGTGCTCCATTGATAATAAAGCATAATGAAAGATATGAAGTAATAGGACTTCTAACATGGAACAGGAATGATTGCAATTTTCCAGCTCTTTTTACTAGGATCTCTCATTTTAAGGGATGGATTGAAAATCAttcatctttttaa